The bacterium HR11 region TGAAGGCGCCGCCCATGGCCGTCGCCCGGGCGCCGGGCGGGATGAAGTTAAATTCCAACTGCTGGAAGCTTTCTTCATCGACCTGGGCGTAGGCCGGGACCAGGCATCCGCCGACCCATCCCAGGACGGCCAGTCCGATGAATCGCCATGCATACCGTCGAAGGTGTCGCATGGTAGCACCTCCTCGTCATTTTTCAGTTCGGGGATTTCGGGGCCGGGTCAGTTCCTGCCGACCCGTCCCCTATTTTTTTCCATCGAGGCATTGCGTGCAAAATGGAAGGACCCACGGAGGCGTTCCTTCTAACCGCCCGCCCTGGCCGGCTACGGACCTTGGGTCCGCGCGGACGGGATTAATGGCCCCAACCCCTGAGACGGATTTTCGAGCAATCTCGGTGCACTCGGGGGTCCGACTGCCCCTTGGGAGCAAAGCCATTCGCGATTATCGTTCCTCTCCCGAGGAATGTTGCTCTCCCAGGGGCAGACCGACAAAATAATGCTCCTAAGACGGTGATCCATGCCTGCCGTCCTCATCGTGGACGACGAGCCCGAAATTCGCCACTTGATTCGCCGATGCCTCCAGGCGCTGGACGTCACCTGTCTGGAGGCGGCCTCGGGTCAGGAGGCCGTCGAGTCCGTCCGCCGACACGACCCGGCGGTCGTCCTTCTGGACGTCCGACTCCCGGACATGCACGGACTGGAAGTCCTGCGGGCGGTCCGCCAGGTCTCGCCCGGGACGTCCGTCCTCATGCTGACGGCCTTCGACGATTCCCGGATCGCCGTCCAGGCGATTCAGCAGGGGGCCGACGACTACATGACGAAGCCTCTGGACGTCGACCGCCTGGTCCGGCGAGTCCGGGAACTCCTGGAAGCGGGGCGGCTCCGGGCCGACCTGGAGGCCGTGGGCGAGCCGGCCGAGTCGGACGTGCATTTCTACGGTCTCGTCGGGCGCTCGGCCAGCATCCGCCGGGTCTTCCAGTGGATCCGGCGTATCGCCCCGACGGACATGCCCGTCTTGATCACGGGGGAGAGCGGGACGGGCAAGCGGCGGGTCGCCGAGGTCATCCACCGGCTGAGCCCCCGGGCCCAGGGCCCCTTCGTGACCGTCGACTGCGGGACGCTCCCGGCCCACCTGCTGGAAAGCGAGCTCTTCGGGTACGAACGGGGCGCCTTCACGGGGGCCGACCAGCGGAAAGTTGGCCGCATCGAGCTGGCCCAGGGCGGGACCGTCCTGCTCGACGAGATCGCCAACCTCCCGCCCGACGGTCAGGTCAAGCTCCTGCAGGCCCTCGACGAGAAGGTCGTCTTCCGCCTCGGGGGGACGACGCCCGTTCAGCTGGACGTTCGGATCGTCGTCGCCTCGAATCAAGACCTCCGGGGCTTGGTCGAGCGGGGTCAATTCCGGGAGGACCTCTATTATCGGTTGAACGTCTTTGAGCTTCGTCTGCCGCCCCTGCGCGAGCGGCCGGAGGACATTCCCCTGCTCGTCGAGTACTTCCTGCGGCACTTTTCCGAACGCTACGGCAAGACCGTCCGGGGCTTTCACCCCGAGGCGATGGCCCTGCTCTTGCGGCATACCTGGCCGGGGAACGTCCGGGAGCTCCGTAACGTCGTCGAGCGGGGCATCGTCTTAGCCGACCGCTGGATCGGCGTCGAGCACCTGCCCCCGGAGATTCAGGCCCTGGCCGGGGAACGGCTCGACGTCCGGGAGGCCGAGTCCTTTGCTCAACGGGCCCACGCCCTCCTGGAGGAGACCGAAAAGTACATCCTCCGAGAAGCGCTCGACCGAGCCGGCGGGAATCGGCAAGTCGCGGCCCGCCTCTTAGGCATCAGCCTGCGGACGCTGTATTACAAGATGGACCGGTACTTTCCGAAGGAGGGCCGCCGACGCCGGGAGACGGCGGGGGATGGATAGACAGTCCGGAGATCGGCCGATGCGCAAAACGGGGCTACTCAAGCCCGTCCGAGGGCATTCGCCGGTAACGTGGAAATTCGTAGCACTCCTCGTGATCCGATGGGGTTTCATCGGATCGGCCCTGGGCCAGACGGGACCCGTCGAGGACCTCAACGCCCTGCCGGTCCCGGAACTCTACCAGCGGGCCTGCGCGGCCTGTCACGGCCCCGACGGCCGGGGCTACCCCGGCGGCGAGTGGCGGGAACGGACCGGCCTGTTGACCCCGCCGCCGGATTTCACGGACCCGAAGTTCAACTCTCGGGAACCCCTCGAAGACTGGGTCGCCGTCATCCGAGACGGGGGCCCGGCCCGGGGGCTGTCGCCTCAGATGCCGTCTTTCGGCCTCGCCCTGACCGAGGCCAAGATCCGGGCGCTCGCCCGGTATCTCAAGGGCCTGGGCCATGACGCCCGCTACCCGCCCGGCGAGCTGAATTTCTACCGGGGCCATCGGACGACGAAGGCCTTCCCGGAAGACGAGTTCCTCCTGATATCCAACTACGAGCGGCTTCGGTCCGGCGGGACCGTCTTTCAAGAGACCCTCTACTATGCGCATCGGATCGGTCCCCGGTATCAGTGGGAAATCAAGGGGACGCCGACTTTTGCGACCGGCGAAGACATTTCCGGGGAAGTCGAGTTGGGCCTCAAGTGGGCGGTCGCCTACGACCTGGCCCGGCGGTGGATCCTCACGGTGGGCCTGGAACCGGCTTTCCCCGTCCGGTCCGACGAGAAGTGGAGCGCGACGTTGTACAGCACTTTCGGGAAGGCCCTGGGGGACCGGTGGACCCTCCAGTCGAGCCTTCATCTGAAGTGGTCTCCCCCGGAGGGCGCCGAGGGTTGGACCCTCCGGTGGTCCGGCGTCGTGCACGGCGTCTTCACGTCCGCCCGGCGGGGACTCTTCCCGGCCCTCGAGTGGACCGTCGAGCGGGGGCTCTCCGCCGGTGCTCGGACCCGGGTCTGGCTCCTCCCCCAGGTCTACGCCGCCCTGTCCCGGCGGGGTCACGTGGCCCTCAGCGTCGGGCCGGAGATTCCCCTCCGTCGGGACCCCGACGTGCGATTTCGAATTCGAGCTTTCTTACTGTGGGACTATGCCGACGGCCCCTTCTGGACGGGCTGGTAAGGTGCGTCCACCGGCCGTTCGGTGTCAGGAAGTCTGGAACCGATTGCCCCTACGGCCCCACGGCCTTCACGACCACCGGCGGACCCACTGGAGGATGCCCTCCCGGACGGACTTCCGGTGCGTCGTCCCGACGCGACGGTCGATTTCGGCCCGGTGGGCCCGGTACCACTCATAGCCCTTGATGAGGGCCCGGACGTTGCTGTCCCGGGGCTCCCATCCGAGGAGGTCCCGGGCCTTCCGGATGTCGAAGTAGAAGTCCTTGTCCGGCGTCCGGTAGTGCCAGTCCACCAGCGGCGAGAGGCCGAGGTGGTCCAGGAGCCAGAGGACCGTCTTAACGGGCACGGCCGGGAGGGGGCACAGGCGGGCGCCCGTCCCGGCGTGGTCGATCAGGCCCTGGAGGTCTTCCCGCAAGGTCCGGTACTCGGCGGCGCCGACGTTGAAGTCATCCCCGGGGACAGCCGCCCGGGCGGCCCGGACGCACGCCTCGACGAGGTCCTCGCTACTGATGAGCTGAAACCGATTCGTCCCCCGACCGATGAGGTACACGCGACGGCCCTCGGCGACATACCGAAACAGGAGCGTCAGGATGCCGCCCCGGCCGGGACCGATGACCGTCCGGGGCCGGAGGACCATGACGTCCAGGCCCCGGGCCCGGAATGCCCGACACACCTGCTCGGCCCGGGCCTTCGACCGACCGTAGGCGCCCAGGGGTCGAAAGGGCGTCTCTTCAGTGACGGGGCACCGCCGGGGAATCCCGTATACGGCACTGCTCGAAACGAACACGACCCGGCGGACCCGGTTCGCCTGACAGACCTCAAGGAGAAGACGGGTCCCGTGGACATTGACCTCGTCGTAGGCCCGACCCGCCTTGGCCACCGGCAGGACGGCCGCCAGGTGGAACACGACCTCCACGTCCCGGACGGCCTGGGCCACGACCGAGGGGTCCCGGATGTCACCCTCGACGAAGTCGGCCGGCCGGGCCAGCCAGGTCTCGTCGGGCGGCTCCCGGTCCAGGATGCGGACGGCCACGCCCTCATCCTGGAGGCGTCGCACGAGCTGTAAGCCCAGAAAGCCGGCTCCGCCGGTCACTAAGGCCGTCTCCATGGGGGGATCCCTCCTGCATCCATGCACGATGCATGGATATCTATCCTTTGACGATAGACCATAGACCGTGGACGATCGACCGGACCAGAGTCACGAGTCGTTCCAGGCCATCGGGATGGCCTCCTTTTGAGAGGAGATGAAGGGACTTACCGAGACCCTGCGGCCTCCGGGGTCCATCGTCTAAGGTCGGACCGCTCAAAAGGGATAAGGGGTCGGCTACATCTCGTCTTGCATCCTGTATCCCGCATCTCGCATCTTATACGGAGCCCCTTGCTGGGTCCACCTTGAGGTCACGCCGATGTCGTGTTCCGAAAGCGGTCGGGTCATCGTCGTCGGCGGCGGGCTGGCCGGCTGTGAGGCGGCCTGGCAGGCCGCTCAGCTCGGCATCCCCGTCGTCCTCTACGAAATGCGACCCCAGGTCATGACGCCCGCCCACAAGACGGGCGACCTCGCCGAGCTCGTCTGCAGTAACAGCCTCCGGAGTGACCTCATCGATAAGCCCGCCGGCCTCCTGAAGGAGGAGATGCGCCGGCTGGACTCCCTCATCATCCGCTGTGCCGACCGGGCGGCCATTCCGGGCGGCGGCGCCCTGACCGTGGACCGGGAGAAATTCGCCCAGGCCGTCACCGAGGCCATCGAGGGCCATCCCCGGATCACCGTCGTACGGGCGGCCGTGACGGACATCCCCGACGACGGGCCGGCCGTCATCGCCACGGGCCCCCTGACCCATGAGGCCCTCGCCGAGGCCCTCCGCCGCCTCATCGGGTCTGACTTCCTGTACTTCTACGACGCCGTATCGCCTATCGTGGACGCCGAGACGATCGATTACGAGCGATGCTTCTGGGGGGCCCGCTACCGGGACGAGCCGGCGTATCTGAACTGCCCGATGTCCGAAGAAGACTACCGACGCTTCTGGGAGGCCCTGACGACGGCCGAGCGGCATGCGCCCCATGACTTCGAGCAGGTCCCGTTCTTTGAGGGGTGTCTCCCTATCGAGGAGATGGCCCGCCGGGGGTATCTCACCTTGGCCTATGGGCCCCTCCGACCGACGGGTCTCCGGGACCCCCGCACGGGCCGGCGGCCCTTCGCCGTCGTCCAGCTTCGGCCGGAGAATGCCGAACGCACGAT contains the following coding sequences:
- the trmFO gene encoding Methylenetetrahydrofolate--tRNA-(uracil-5-)-methyltransferase TrmFO, whose amino-acid sequence is MSCSESGRVIVVGGGLAGCEAAWQAAQLGIPVVLYEMRPQVMTPAHKTGDLAELVCSNSLRSDLIDKPAGLLKEEMRRLDSLIIRCADRAAIPGGGALTVDREKFAQAVTEAIEGHPRITVVRAAVTDIPDDGPAVIATGPLTHEALAEALRRLIGSDFLYFYDAVSPIVDAETIDYERCFWGARYRDEPAYLNCPMSEEDYRRFWEALTTAERHAPHDFEQVPFFEGCLPIEEMARRGYLTLAYGPLRPTGLRDPRTGRRPFAVVQLRPENAERTMFNLVGFQTTLRWGEQQRVFRLIPGLEHAEFLRFGYVHRNTYVNAPVALRPTYQFKGRDDLFLAGQLTGVEGYIESAAAGLIAGVNAARLVRGEPPLVWPRETAMGALAHYITTADPKHFAPMNINFGLLPPLDPPVRPKDRRYREMAVRALRALEAFIRRHGLRRGTGKYEGWEDRC
- the galE_4 gene encoding UDP-glucose 4-epimerase — translated: METALVTGGAGFLGLQLVRRLQDEGVAVRILDREPPDETWLARPADFVEGDIRDPSVVAQAVRDVEVVFHLAAVLPVAKAGRAYDEVNVHGTRLLLEVCQANRVRRVVFVSSSAVYGIPRRCPVTEETPFRPLGAYGRSKARAEQVCRAFRARGLDVMVLRPRTVIGPGRGGILTLLFRYVAEGRRVYLIGRGTNRFQLISSEDLVEACVRAARAAVPGDDFNVGAAEYRTLREDLQGLIDHAGTGARLCPLPAVPVKTVLWLLDHLGLSPLVDWHYRTPDKDFYFDIRKARDLLGWEPRDSNVRALIKGYEWYRAHRAEIDRRVGTTHRKSVREGILQWVRRWS
- the zraR_10 gene encoding Transcriptional regulatory protein ZraR, which translates into the protein MPAVLIVDDEPEIRHLIRRCLQALDVTCLEAASGQEAVESVRRHDPAVVLLDVRLPDMHGLEVLRAVRQVSPGTSVLMLTAFDDSRIAVQAIQQGADDYMTKPLDVDRLVRRVRELLEAGRLRADLEAVGEPAESDVHFYGLVGRSASIRRVFQWIRRIAPTDMPVLITGESGTGKRRVAEVIHRLSPRAQGPFVTVDCGTLPAHLLESELFGYERGAFTGADQRKVGRIELAQGGTVLLDEIANLPPDGQVKLLQALDEKVVFRLGGTTPVQLDVRIVVASNQDLRGLVERGQFREDLYYRLNVFELRLPPLRERPEDIPLLVEYFLRHFSERYGKTVRGFHPEAMALLLRHTWPGNVRELRNVVERGIVLADRWIGVEHLPPEIQALAGERLDVREAESFAQRAHALLEETEKYILREALDRAGGNRQVAARLLGISLRTLYYKMDRYFPKEGRRRRETAGDG